DNA from Petropleomorpha daqingensis:
TGCGCATGACGTCCGGTCCCGCGCCGGAATGGGCGGTCCGCGCCCTGTCCGACGTCTACGACCCGTGCTGCCGCGAGAAGGGCATCTCGGTGGTGGACATGGGCCTGCTGCGCTCGGTCGCGGTGCACGACGGCCACGCGCGCGTGGAGCTGCTGCTGACCTCGGGCTGGTGCCCGTTCGCCGCCCGGGTGCTCACCGACGTCGAGGAGGCGATCGGCGCGCAGCCCGGCATCGACTCGTGCGAGGTCGAGATCGTCTGGGACGAGACCTGGACCCCCGACCGCATGTCGGCGTCGGCCACCCGCGCCCTGCGCTTCCTGCCCGACCCGGTCGCCGTCGGCGACCGCGACGCCTACCTGTCCCGCCTCACCCGAGGAGCCCAGCCATGATCGGCGACGCGTTCGTCTTCGACGGGGTCGCGCACCCGTTCAACTTCACGCCCAAGAACGCCTACGGCCAGCCCGGGGAGATGTTCAACAACCACCTCTACGCCTTCCACCAGGTGCTGACCCCGGAGAACGAGCCGAAGCTCTCGGCCGAGCAGTTCCTCAAGGAGTGGACGCCGTCCGACATCCGGCAGATGGTCTACGACGACTCCGACACCGACATGCTCGTCGCGATGCCGCTGCCGCTGACCGACCTGTTCCGCGACGGGCTGTCACCCTGGGAGACCTGCGCCGACCTCGCCACGCGCGATCCCGACCGGACGATCTTCTGGGGCTCGGTCAACCCGCTGGAGGGGCGCAGGGCGCTAGACCTGATGGAGCGGCAGGTCGGCGAGTTCGGCGCGAAGGCGTTCAAGTTCTACAACGTCCGCTACGACTACGGGACGCCGTTCCCGTGGCGGATGGACGACCCGCAGGTGGCCTTCCCGGTCTTCGAGAAGGCGCAGGAACTGGGCATCAACCTGATCGGCGTGCACAAGGGCGTGCCGCTGGGTCCGCAGCCGGTCGAGGCGACCCAGACCTGGGACATGGACGGCGCCGCGGCGAACTTCCCCGACATCAA
Protein-coding regions in this window:
- a CDS encoding metal-sulfur cluster assembly factor translates to MTSGPAPEWAVRALSDVYDPCCREKGISVVDMGLLRSVAVHDGHARVELLLTSGWCPFAARVLTDVEEAIGAQPGIDSCEVEIVWDETWTPDRMSASATRALRFLPDPVAVGDRDAYLSRLTRGAQP
- a CDS encoding amidohydrolase family protein, which codes for MIGDAFVFDGVAHPFNFTPKNAYGQPGEMFNNHLYAFHQVLTPENEPKLSAEQFLKEWTPSDIRQMVYDDSDTDMLVAMPLPLTDLFRDGLSPWETCADLATRDPDRTIFWGSVNPLEGRRALDLMERQVGEFGAKAFKFYNVRYDYGTPFPWRMDDPQVAFPVFEKAQELGINLIGVHKGVPLGPQPVEATQTWDMDGAAANFPDINFVIFHVGLPFIDETCWQLIRFPNLYASIAATLNFVVRAPRKFAEMLGKLLFWCGEDKIVYGSEAPIWQPQWALRAFWEFSIPQDLCEGYGYPQLTEQAKRKILGENLLRLHGMDVEETKARLGRPQSH